In the genome of Sphaeramia orbicularis chromosome 13, fSphaOr1.1, whole genome shotgun sequence, one region contains:
- the LOC115431383 gene encoding uncharacterized protein C11orf53 homolog yields MDTEYSKRIYQGVRVKHTVKDLLAEKRSRQTNGPRYSGGSTTPPSFVQMSGSHMLPSYYSMRRPFISDSDFCPSNKQFSPDVYSSTLGGKPLGCEPSTMTSYPSLIDSYYPDTFSDYRSATAFSSSGGSFLPSSALSSLLPPFGGESSHLFLRDPWEQPVPEPVSQVEALCPDSLASVSVPPSMPSPEPPGSPSQYRSSSRGSSMAPISQSYTLHPLEDAHYHPLTTSSSYPVPSSTFPCSPYISSPVSDLVSKMVTEEGVDGHSNLPPNGEAHPTWAKEDGVSSWSPYEIRRAY; encoded by the exons atggacacag AATATTCAAAGAGAATCTACCAAGGCGTTCGAGTCAAGCACACAGTCAAAGACCTGCTGGCGGAGAAGAGATCTCGACAGACGAATGGGCCAAGATACAGT GGGGGGTCGACCACTCCACCATCCTTTGTTCAGATGTCAG GGTCTCACATGCTGCCCAGTTACTACAGCATGAGGCGTCCCTTCATCTCCGACTCAGACTTCTGTCCATCCAACAAACAGTTCTCCCCTGATGTCTATTCGTCCACACTGGGGGGTAAACCTCTGGGGTGTGAGCCCTCCACAATGACCAGCTATCCCTCCCTCATCGACAGCTACTACCCAGACACATTCAGCGATTATCGCAGCGCCACAGCCTTCTCCAGCTCTGGAGGATCCTTCCTGCCTTCTTCAGCACTCTCATCCCTACTGCCCCCTTTCGGTGGAGAGTCCTCACATTTATTTCTG AGAGACCCATGGGAGCAACCAGTTCCAGAACCAGTATCCCAGGTGGAGGCTCTCTGTCCGGACAGCCTGGCCTCTGTCAGCGTCCCACCCTCCATGCCAAGCCCCGAGCCCCCAGGCAGCCCCTCCCAGTACCGATCCTCCAGCCGAGGCTCCTCAATGGCCCCCATTAGCCAGTCCTACACCCTGCACCCCCTGGAGGACGCCCATTACCACCCCTTAACTACCAGCAGTTCATACCCTGTCCCCTCCTCCACTTTCCCCTGTTCTCCTTACATCAGCAGCCCTGTCAGCGACCTGGTGTCCAAGATGGTGACAGAGGAGGGGGTCGATGGCCACAGCAACCTCCCACCCAATGGCGAGGCCCACCCCACTTGGGCTAAAGAGGATGGGGTGAGCTCCTGGTCGCCTTACGAGATCAGAAGAGCCTACTGA
- the linc.pou2af1 gene encoding colorectal cancer associated 2 isoform X2 yields MSDKPVRVYQGVRVRTTVKELLQRLRAEKEANRKKVKTVTSACLERQELSSTFPSHHVDPVRAPPPADGPRALQLRAAPFPVSSCNSQLQESTYIDCQHQLWDMLPGNGYSGSSTNNINNNNNNNNNNNNNNIGGGGGFSGSLPPPPTLPLPWWHGLSSDADYYGPEVAVCSTPESLKLCSPMDHNSYSPQDSFSSSSSSCYDSPSRLESSSYPSFTPEHYHYQQCNLQDCYCLPPFWTGQQESLSAPEYTTYYSATDYPYACPVDENYFKKDFPVSSEMCYNIL; encoded by the exons ATGTCTG ATAAGCCAGTGCGTGTGTACCAGGGCGTGCGAGTGAGAACCACGGTCAAAGAGCTGCTGCAGAGGCTGAGAGCTGAGAAGGAGGccaacagaaaaaaagtgaagacG GTAACCTCCGCTTGCTTGGAGCGCCAGGAACTTTCGTCCACTTTTCCAA GTCACCATGTGGATCCGGTCCGCGCGCCCCCCCCTGCCGACGGCCCCAGGGCCCTACAGCTGCGGGCGGCCCCGTTCCCTGTCAGCTCCTGTAACAGCCAGCTGCAGGAGAGCACCTACATCGACTGTCAGCATCAGCTCTGGGATATGTTGCCCGGCAACGGATACAGTGGCAGCAGCAcaaacaacatcaacaacaacaacaacaacaacaacaataataataataacaacatcgGTGGCGGCGGAGGCTTCAGCGGCTCCTTGCCTCCTCCTCCCACTCTGCCACTGCCCTGGTGGCACGGACTGTCCTCAGATGCGGACTACTATGGTCCGGAAGTG GCTGTCTGCTCCACACCGGAGTCACTGAAGCTCTGCAGCCCCATGGATCACAACAGCTACTCACCGCAGgactctttctcctcctcctcttcctcttgctATGACTCGCCCAGCAGGTTGGAGTCCAGCAGCTATCCCAGCTTCACCCCAGAGCACTACCACTACCAGCAGTGCAACCTTCAGGACTGTTACTGTCTGCCTCCCTTTTGGACAGGCCAGCAGGAGAGCCTCTCTGCCCCTGAATACACAACATACTACAGTGCCACAGACTACCCCTATGCCTGCCCGGTCGACGAGAACTATTTCAAAAAAGATTTCCCTGTGAGCTCTGAAATGTGCTACAATATACTATGA
- the linc.pou2af1 gene encoding colorectal cancer associated 2 isoform X1 — translation MWTCVLETLYRHLYFSFTQFEMSHCGFMQIKDKPVRVYQGVRVRTTVKELLQRLRAEKEANRKKVKTVTSACLERQELSSTFPSHHVDPVRAPPPADGPRALQLRAAPFPVSSCNSQLQESTYIDCQHQLWDMLPGNGYSGSSTNNINNNNNNNNNNNNNNIGGGGGFSGSLPPPPTLPLPWWHGLSSDADYYGPEVAVCSTPESLKLCSPMDHNSYSPQDSFSSSSSSCYDSPSRLESSSYPSFTPEHYHYQQCNLQDCYCLPPFWTGQQESLSAPEYTTYYSATDYPYACPVDENYFKKDFPVSSEMCYNIL, via the exons ATGTGGACATGTGTGTTAGAGACACTGTACAGACATTTATATTTTTCATTCACTCAGTTTGAGATGAGTCACTGCGGGTTTATGCAGATCAAAG ATAAGCCAGTGCGTGTGTACCAGGGCGTGCGAGTGAGAACCACGGTCAAAGAGCTGCTGCAGAGGCTGAGAGCTGAGAAGGAGGccaacagaaaaaaagtgaagacG GTAACCTCCGCTTGCTTGGAGCGCCAGGAACTTTCGTCCACTTTTCCAA GTCACCATGTGGATCCGGTCCGCGCGCCCCCCCCTGCCGACGGCCCCAGGGCCCTACAGCTGCGGGCGGCCCCGTTCCCTGTCAGCTCCTGTAACAGCCAGCTGCAGGAGAGCACCTACATCGACTGTCAGCATCAGCTCTGGGATATGTTGCCCGGCAACGGATACAGTGGCAGCAGCAcaaacaacatcaacaacaacaacaacaacaacaacaataataataataacaacatcgGTGGCGGCGGAGGCTTCAGCGGCTCCTTGCCTCCTCCTCCCACTCTGCCACTGCCCTGGTGGCACGGACTGTCCTCAGATGCGGACTACTATGGTCCGGAAGTG GCTGTCTGCTCCACACCGGAGTCACTGAAGCTCTGCAGCCCCATGGATCACAACAGCTACTCACCGCAGgactctttctcctcctcctcttcctcttgctATGACTCGCCCAGCAGGTTGGAGTCCAGCAGCTATCCCAGCTTCACCCCAGAGCACTACCACTACCAGCAGTGCAACCTTCAGGACTGTTACTGTCTGCCTCCCTTTTGGACAGGCCAGCAGGAGAGCCTCTCTGCCCCTGAATACACAACATACTACAGTGCCACAGACTACCCCTATGCCTGCCCGGTCGACGAGAACTATTTCAAAAAAGATTTCCCTGTGAGCTCTGAAATGTGCTACAATATACTATGA
- the linc.pou2af1 gene encoding colorectal cancer associated 2 isoform X3 has product MLDLTAVFERNMLLARGGHHVDPVRAPPPADGPRALQLRAAPFPVSSCNSQLQESTYIDCQHQLWDMLPGNGYSGSSTNNINNNNNNNNNNNNNNIGGGGGFSGSLPPPPTLPLPWWHGLSSDADYYGPEVAVCSTPESLKLCSPMDHNSYSPQDSFSSSSSSCYDSPSRLESSSYPSFTPEHYHYQQCNLQDCYCLPPFWTGQQESLSAPEYTTYYSATDYPYACPVDENYFKKDFPVSSEMCYNIL; this is encoded by the exons ATGTTAGATTTAACAGCCGTCTTTGAACGCAACATGTTATTAGCAAGAGGAG GTCACCATGTGGATCCGGTCCGCGCGCCCCCCCCTGCCGACGGCCCCAGGGCCCTACAGCTGCGGGCGGCCCCGTTCCCTGTCAGCTCCTGTAACAGCCAGCTGCAGGAGAGCACCTACATCGACTGTCAGCATCAGCTCTGGGATATGTTGCCCGGCAACGGATACAGTGGCAGCAGCAcaaacaacatcaacaacaacaacaacaacaacaacaataataataataacaacatcgGTGGCGGCGGAGGCTTCAGCGGCTCCTTGCCTCCTCCTCCCACTCTGCCACTGCCCTGGTGGCACGGACTGTCCTCAGATGCGGACTACTATGGTCCGGAAGTG GCTGTCTGCTCCACACCGGAGTCACTGAAGCTCTGCAGCCCCATGGATCACAACAGCTACTCACCGCAGgactctttctcctcctcctcttcctcttgctATGACTCGCCCAGCAGGTTGGAGTCCAGCAGCTATCCCAGCTTCACCCCAGAGCACTACCACTACCAGCAGTGCAACCTTCAGGACTGTTACTGTCTGCCTCCCTTTTGGACAGGCCAGCAGGAGAGCCTCTCTGCCCCTGAATACACAACATACTACAGTGCCACAGACTACCCCTATGCCTGCCCGGTCGACGAGAACTATTTCAAAAAAGATTTCCCTGTGAGCTCTGAAATGTGCTACAATATACTATGA